One genomic window of Indioceanicola profundi includes the following:
- a CDS encoding lipid-A-disaccharide synthase N-terminal domain-containing protein: MIWTHIEAWWAAAVADKGWLVVFGLAAQTMFMMRFVIQWVSSERAKRSVVPETFWYFSLAGGLMLVVYGVLRPDIVIIFGQLPALVVYSRNIVLIRREKRRLGCVDARTESVREIVTE; encoded by the coding sequence ATGATCTGGACCCATATCGAAGCCTGGTGGGCTGCGGCCGTCGCCGACAAGGGTTGGCTGGTCGTGTTCGGCTTGGCCGCCCAGACCATGTTCATGATGCGCTTCGTGATCCAGTGGGTCAGCAGCGAGCGGGCGAAGCGCAGCGTGGTGCCGGAAACCTTCTGGTATTTCAGCCTGGCCGGCGGGCTGATGCTGGTGGTCTATGGCGTGCTGCGGCCGGACATCGTCATCATCTTCGGCCAGCTTCCGGCGCTTGTGGTCTATTCCCGCAACATCGTCCTGATCCGGCGGGAGAAGCGGCGGCTCGGCTGCGTCGATGCGCGGACCGAATCCGTGCGGGAGATCGTCACGGAATGA
- a CDS encoding ArnT family glycosyltransferase, giving the protein MSRPPARLTVLRPVHFALLLVVSLVAFLPGFFTIPPFDRDESRYAQASHQMLETGDYVDIRYQDEARHKKPVGIYWMQAGAVSLLTGGDTHGPIWMYRLPSLFGAVAAVLLTAWAGARLFGATVGAAAGLIMAVTVILGVEARMAKTDAVLLATVVAAQGALARIYLDAAKPGKTPLPLALAFWAAIGLGILVKGPVILMPVAGAILALWAMDRDIRWVRDLRFGIGVPVLLAIVLPWLVAIGLKTEGAFFSYAIGHEFLGKAHAEQENHGGPPGYYLLTFWLTFWPFSLAAVLALPWVWRNRGDAAVRFCLAWIVPSWVIFEIVVTKLPHYTVIVFPAIALLTVAAALERFEAMQARRGIGFWLAAAFFLLVTIAFAGVIVGFPYQLTRQVQPFAVLGGVLILATGIAAVVLERMREPNRLMAGLVIGAALTYGTVHGIVLPRLEPMWLSRTVKQAVDSHAPCPGMLLAASGYTEPSMVFLVGTATKLGGPGMVAEHLAADPACALGLVEGRDQADFEQALQTLGAEAELLETMSGFNYSRGHEAVLRLYRAKPVSDN; this is encoded by the coding sequence ATGAGCCGCCCGCCTGCCCGCCTGACCGTGCTGCGGCCGGTCCACTTCGCCCTGCTTCTGGTCGTCAGTCTGGTGGCGTTCCTGCCCGGCTTCTTCACCATCCCGCCCTTCGACCGGGATGAGAGCCGCTACGCCCAGGCCAGTCATCAGATGCTGGAGACCGGCGACTATGTCGATATCCGCTATCAGGACGAGGCCCGCCACAAGAAGCCGGTCGGCATCTACTGGATGCAGGCCGGCGCCGTTTCCCTGCTGACCGGCGGCGACACCCACGGGCCGATCTGGATGTACCGGCTGCCCTCCCTGTTCGGCGCGGTGGCCGCGGTGCTGTTGACCGCCTGGGCCGGTGCGCGGCTGTTCGGGGCCACGGTGGGCGCGGCGGCCGGCCTGATCATGGCCGTGACGGTGATCCTGGGCGTGGAAGCCCGGATGGCCAAGACCGATGCCGTGTTGCTGGCCACGGTCGTGGCGGCGCAGGGCGCACTGGCCCGGATCTATCTGGATGCGGCGAAGCCGGGGAAGACACCGCTTCCGCTGGCGCTCGCCTTCTGGGCGGCGATAGGGCTGGGCATCCTGGTGAAGGGGCCGGTGATCCTGATGCCGGTTGCTGGCGCCATCCTGGCCCTCTGGGCCATGGACCGGGACATCCGCTGGGTCCGCGACCTCCGCTTCGGCATCGGCGTGCCGGTCCTGCTCGCCATCGTGCTGCCCTGGCTGGTCGCCATCGGGCTGAAGACCGAGGGCGCGTTCTTCAGCTACGCCATCGGGCACGAGTTCCTGGGCAAGGCCCATGCGGAGCAGGAGAACCATGGCGGCCCGCCGGGATACTACCTGCTGACCTTCTGGCTGACATTCTGGCCCTTCTCCCTGGCCGCGGTGCTGGCGCTGCCCTGGGTGTGGCGGAACCGGGGGGACGCGGCGGTGCGTTTCTGCCTGGCCTGGATCGTGCCGAGCTGGGTGATTTTCGAGATCGTGGTCACCAAGCTGCCCCACTACACCGTCATCGTCTTCCCCGCCATCGCCCTGCTGACCGTGGCCGCGGCGCTGGAGCGGTTCGAGGCGATGCAGGCCCGGCGCGGCATCGGCTTCTGGCTGGCAGCCGCCTTCTTCCTGCTGGTCACCATCGCCTTTGCCGGCGTTATCGTTGGCTTCCCCTATCAACTCACCCGGCAGGTGCAGCCCTTCGCCGTTCTGGGCGGGGTGCTGATCCTGGCCACCGGCATCGCCGCCGTGGTGCTGGAGAGGATGCGGGAGCCGAACCGCCTGATGGCCGGGCTGGTGATCGGGGCCGCCCTGACCTACGGCACCGTGCATGGCATCGTGCTGCCCCGGCTGGAACCGATGTGGCTGAGCCGCACGGTGAAACAGGCCGTGGACAGCCATGCCCCATGCCCCGGCATGCTGCTGGCGGCTTCCGGTTATACGGAGCCCAGCATGGTGTTCCTGGTCGGCACCGCTACGAAGCTGGGCGGTCCCGGCATGGTGGCGGAGCATCTGGCCGCCGACCCCGCCTGCGCCCTGGGGCTGGTGGAGGGCCGCGACCAAGCTGATTTCGAGCAGGCGCTACAGACCCTCGGAGCCGAGGCGGAACTGCTTGAGACCATGAGCGGCTTCAACTATTCCCGCGGGCATGAGGCGGTGCTGCGCCTGTACCGCGCGAAACCCGTATCGGACAACTGA
- a CDS encoding RidA family protein: MAGRIDARLKELGIELPQAAAPVAAYVPFVRTGNQLFISGQIPLVNGEVKHKAKLGADYGVEQGYEAAKTCAINIIAQAKAALDGDLDRVVRVVKLVGFVNSTPDFTDQPKVINGASELMSQVFGDAGRHARSAVSAASLPLGVAVEVEAILEVA; encoded by the coding sequence ATGGCCGGACGTATCGACGCACGACTGAAGGAACTGGGGATCGAGCTGCCGCAGGCCGCCGCCCCGGTCGCCGCCTATGTGCCCTTCGTGCGCACGGGCAACCAGCTCTTCATCTCCGGCCAAATCCCGCTGGTGAATGGAGAGGTCAAGCACAAGGCCAAGCTGGGCGCCGATTACGGCGTGGAGCAGGGCTACGAGGCCGCGAAGACCTGCGCCATCAACATCATCGCCCAGGCCAAAGCGGCCCTGGACGGCGATCTGGACCGGGTCGTCCGCGTGGTGAAGCTGGTGGGCTTCGTGAACTCCACGCCCGACTTCACCGACCAGCCCAAGGTGATCAACGGCGCTTCGGAGCTGATGAGCCAAGTCTTCGGCGATGCCGGCCGCCACGCCCGCTCCGCCGTTTCCGCGGCCAGCCTGCCGCTCGGCGTGGCGGTCGAGGTGGAGGCGATCCTCGAAGTGGCGTGA
- a CDS encoding glycosyltransferase family 2 protein, with protein sequence MHYSIVIPVLNEQDNILPLTEELFGVLGDGDYEVVFVDDGSTDATCDRLAEATGRFPRLRLVRHARRSGKSAALLTGVKAAKGDWIVTMDGDGQNDPRDIPALLQAVGADPRTVLAAGNRRKRDDTLAKRLASRAGNGIRRALLHDACPDTACGLKAIRRDVFLALPFFDSMHRFFPALVRSRGLHYVNVPINDRARRAGQSKYTNLGRAMTGLFDLYGVMWLLRRTTLPPAVTEVEHQDRNGSVAGEAR encoded by the coding sequence TTGCATTATTCGATCGTCATCCCGGTCCTGAACGAGCAGGACAACATCCTGCCGCTGACCGAGGAGCTGTTCGGTGTCCTTGGCGACGGGGATTACGAGGTCGTCTTCGTCGATGACGGCTCCACCGACGCGACCTGCGACCGGCTGGCCGAAGCGACGGGCCGTTTTCCCCGGCTGCGTCTGGTCCGCCATGCCCGCCGATCCGGCAAGAGTGCCGCCCTGCTGACCGGGGTGAAGGCGGCGAAGGGCGATTGGATCGTCACCATGGATGGCGACGGGCAGAACGATCCGCGCGACATCCCCGCCCTGCTGCAAGCCGTCGGCGCCGACCCGCGCACGGTTCTGGCGGCCGGGAACCGGCGCAAGCGCGACGATACTCTGGCCAAGCGGCTGGCCAGCAGGGCCGGCAACGGCATCCGGCGCGCCCTGCTGCATGATGCCTGCCCGGACACGGCCTGCGGACTGAAGGCGATCCGCCGGGACGTGTTCCTGGCGCTTCCCTTCTTCGACAGCATGCACCGTTTCTTCCCGGCCCTGGTCCGCAGCCGCGGACTGCATTATGTGAACGTGCCGATCAATGACCGCGCCCGGCGCGCGGGGCAGAGCAAGTACACCAATCTCGGCCGCGCCATGACCGGCCTGTTCGACCTGTATGGCGTCATGTGGCTGCTGCGGCGCACGACCCTGCCGCCCGCCGTCACTGAAGTGGAGCATCAGGACCGGAACGGGTCCGTTGCTGGAGAAGCCCGATGA